The genomic window CATAAGGATGAAATTTTCTTAAATAATCACTTTCATTTCTTCCATAATTATCCATATTGTCAATATCTATTTCTAAATACAAATTTTTTAAGGGATATTCTTTTTTTATGAAATATTGTAAATGAAGTAAATAATCATATAAATTAGCACTTGAAATTGTAAAATTATAAAAATTAGCATCATTCATATACTGATTTAATACATCTGGTGGAGTAGTTCCAATACGACACGAACCAAACATATACGAATCAAATTTGTTATGATTCTTCTCTAGAAATTCAATTTTAATAAATCTTTCATTTATTTGAAATTGTTCTTTTAAAATTTTTGTATGAAAAACATCAAATGGGTCAACCAAATAATTAACTCCGCCAACAAATCCAACAGCTAAAGCACAAAGTGTCAATAATATTTTAATCCATTTTTTACTATTCACAAATTATCCTTAAAAATTAAAATATAAAAATTCTGATACTTTATTTAATGATAAAAGTCCAGCTGTTAAACAGATAAAAGTTAAGATTAATGTTTTATAATTTATTTTAAATTCTTTCCCTTTTTCCATTGAGTTTTCGAAGAATAAAATTAAAATGAATCCAAAAATCAACCAAATAGGGGTAAAATTATTTCCTTGTATATTTTCTACCAATCCACCAAATCCAATATTATAATTGCTTAAAAATGAAAGTTTTGAGGCTAATACATTTGGCAATACAACATTATCTAAACTAAACATCGAACCTAAAACCTTAACTGCATCGTCCCACTCTTTTGCTCTAAAAAATACCCATGCAATATTCACAAAGTTAAAAGTAATTAACCATGCTAACCAAGTCCACATTTTAAATCCAAAACTTGACCAAAGTCTATGAATAATCAAAGCAATTCCATGAAGAAATCCCCAGAATAAAAATGTCCATCCAGCTCCATGCCAAAAACCACCTATTACAAAAGTTGCAAGAAGATTTGAGTATGTTCTAAAAGAAGACTTTTTATTTCCACCTAATGGAATATATACATATTCTTTTAAAAATCTTGAAAGTGTAATATGCCATCTTCTCCAAAAATCTTGTATATTAAGCGCTTTATAGGGACTATTAAAGTTAATAGGAAGTTTTATATTAAATAAAAGTGCAATTCCTATTGCCATATCTGTATAACCTGAAAAATCAAAGTATAGTTGAAATGTATAAGATAGTGATGTTGCCCAAGCTTCAAATAGATTTAATGTTGTTGCTGTATCAAATCCTGCATTTGCCCAAACTGCAAATGTATCTGCAATTACAACTTTTTTAAATAATCCAATTGAAAATATAAAAAGTCCTAAAGCTATATTTCTATAATTCTTTACCATATTTCTATTATTTGCAAATTGTGGCATCATCTCTTTATGATGAACAATTGGTCCTGCTATTAATTGAGGAAAGAAAGTAACAAATAGTGCATAGTTTAAAAAATCATACTCTTTTGTTTCTTGTCTATAACTATCAACTAAGTATGCTATTTGTTGGAAAGTAAAGAAAGATATTGCTAAGGGCAAAAGTAGATGTAAAAGATTTACATTTGTACCTATTGCAAAATTAAAATTTTCTATAAAAAAATCTGCATATTTAAAGTATCCAAGTAATCCTATATTACAAACAATACCAAATATTAGAATTGATTTTTTTGAAAAAGATTTTTTATTCTCTTCTATTCCCTTATTTAAACTATTACCTATTACATAGTTAAAAAGTATACTTATTAAAATCAAAGGTAAATATGCTATATTCCACCAAGAGTAGAAAAATAGTGAACTAAACACTAAAAAACCTTTTGAGGCTACAATTAATCTTTTATGATTAAGATAAAAATATATAAAAAAGGTTATTGGTAGAAATGCGAAGATGAATTCGTAAGAATTGAAGAGCAAATATTTTTCCTTATGTTTAATTATGGAACACTCAATTAATATTTTCTTATTAAAATGTTTCATTATTGGGTATTATTTTTAAGCTGCATTTTATTATTATATAGCTTAATTATGGAACATTAAATAATAAATTTATATTCTTTTTGGCTAATTAATAAACATTTACAATACTGTAATGATCCCCAAAATATAGACACAAATTAATTCAGTTAATTAATACAACCATTTAGAGAAAAGTACAAATAGTTGAAGGAATTAAAAATGGGAAGAAGAGAATATAGTGAAGAATTTAGAAGAGATGCTATAAAACAAGTTGTAGAAAATGTATATGAATCTTTTATATAATAATTAAAAAAAACTAACTCTATTAAATTGTTGTGAATTAGAGTTATTCTTCTCATCATTTGCTTAAATTGAGTAATTTCACTTTTTTTAATAAAATCATAACATCTTGCATTTTCAATTATAATTTATTAAATTAGAAAAAATAATTTAGATGTCTCCCAATTTGTGTATAAATCTGTGGCTCAGAGTAGAATACCTTATTCAAAAAGGAAGTTTATATAAAGATTAAGAAAGTTTTTAAATAGGATTATTAAGCTTAAGAGAGATCATTTCTCAAAAAACAACCCGCGGCAAAATATGCTTTTTTTATATTTTGATTTTGTATTTTAATTCCTATTATCTCTTATTAACATTACCGTTTTATTTTCACCTAATATTTTTACATCAAATAATTCAGTAGCTTTTATTAATTCACCTAGTTTTTTATATCCATAATTGATTGGAGAAAAAGATGAATTTTGATTTATATATAAACCAACAGCTGCGATATTTGACCAACCACTATCATCTGAAGTTTGTTCTGCTGCTTTTCTTAAGAGTGCCACAAGTTTTGTATCTTTTCTTAGTTGTACTTTTGTTAGTTTACTATTATTTGAACTAGCACAGGCAACATCTTCTTTTGTATAATCAAAAAGTTTTTCCACATAAATGAACTGAGAACAAGCATTTACAAAAGATTCAGGAGTTTTTTCTTCTCCATATCCATAAACTGTTATTCCATTTGAAAGTATTCTTGAAACCACCGGAGTAAAATCACTATCACTTGTTACAAGAGCTAAGGCTCCAAGATTTCTAGTGTAAAGTAAATCCATAATATCAATAACCATTGCTATGTCGCTGGCATTTTTACCTTTTGTATAGGCAAATTGTTGGATTGGTTTTATATTGTATTTGTGTAAAATATCTTCCCAACCTTGAAGTCTTTTATCTTTCCAATTTCCGTAAGCATTTCTTATATTTATAGTTCCATATTTTGATAAATCATTTATGATACTATCAATATATTTTGCACTTACATTGTCACAATCTATAAGCATTGCGATATTTATTTGAGGGATAATCATGCTTTTACTTCAAAATTTAATGAAATAGAATTCACACAATGTCTTGTATCTTTTGAAGTTAATCTTTCACCCTCAAATACATGTCCTAAATGCCCACCACAAGAAGCACAAACAATTTCTACTCTTCTTCCATCTTTATCTGGAACTCTTTTTACAGCACCTTTTATCTCATCATCAAAACTAGGCCATCCACAACCTGATTTGAATTTGTCATCTGATTTATAAAGTGGCGCATCACATTTTTTACATGTAAAAATTCCCTCTTCATAAAAATCATTATACTTTCCAGTAAAAGGATATTCTGTTCCTTTATTTTCTATTACATATTTTTCTTCATCATTTAATTCATTATATTTCATTATATATTTTCCTTTTATTTATCAAATCTTATTATATATTTTATTCCATCTTCTGTTTTTTTAACACTTAACAATCCAAAATTTTTCTCTACAAATACTTTTACTAAATAAAAACCTAAATCAAAATTACTATAATTAAAAGAATTTGTTGTTAAAAGATATTTTTCCATTAAATTTTTATCATAATTATTTGCATTATCACTATAAATGATATAAATAGTATCATTTTTCTCTTCAAAACTTACATCAATTTGTTTTTTATCTAAAAATTCACTTGATTTAAAATTTTCTATTGATTTAGCTATTAATTTATTAAAAATATGTTTTATCTCATCAAAAACTATATTCAATGATAATAAGTTATTACCTTTAATATTCAAAATAATATTTAAACTATTTAGTTCATCTTTTAATGAAAAAATTGCATTATCTAAAGAAACTTGTAAATTTACATCCTCTTTATTTTTTTGATTATTAAAAAATTTATGAAAATCAATCATAATTTCATCAAGTTTATTTACTTCAACTAAGGTTCTTTTGAATATATCATCAGATTTAAATTCATCAATATTTGCTAATTTTAAATCTAAAGATTGTAAATAGAGTTTTATTTTATCAAGTGGATGTTTCCATTGTAAAGATATAACATCAATTATAGAAGCCATTGCACTTATTTTTGATTGTCGTACGATTATTTCATCTTTTTGTCTAATTTGGCTAACTTGCTCTTTTACTAGCACATTTAAATTTGTATTTACAACTTGAAGTTCATTCATCACACTTGCAAGTTTTAAATGAACTTCAACTCTTTTTAGTAAAACTTCACTATAAAAAGGTTTTGTAATATAATCAACTGCACCTAATTCAAAACCTCTTACAATATCTTTTTCATCATCTTTAACCGTTAAAAAAATTACTGGAATTTTTTTTGTTTTTTCATTTTGTTTAATTTTAGAACATACATAATATCCATCCATTACTGGCATTACAACATCAAGTAAGATTAAATCAAATTTGTTTTTTTCTAATAAGTCTAAAGCTTTATCTCCACTTTGTGCATAAATTACATTGTAATCTTTTAAAATATTCATAGCAACTTGTAAATTTTTTGTATCATCGTCAACTAATAAGATTTTATTTTCATATTTTTTCTGCATATTAACTTTCCTTTGATATTTCGAACTTATCTTCTAATTGCTTTAATCTAACATAAGAGTTTACTTTTGTAATTAATTCTATAGTAATAAATGGTTTTACAACATAATCTATTCCACCACACTCATAAGCTTGTTCAATATCAGAAGAAGAGTCTTTTCCAGATAGAAATATTATTGGAATTTTTTTAGTTTTATTATTGCTTTTTAATTTTTTACAAACTTCAAAACCATTTATATCAGGCATCATTATATCCAACAATATCAAATCAAAATCATGTTCATCTACTAATTTAAGTGCCATCTCACCACTTTTAGCATAAAACATTTTATAACCCTCATTTTTTAAAATATTCATTGCCATTTGAATATTTTTAGCAACATCATCTACAATCAAAATTTTATTGTTATCTTCCAATTTTAGCCTTTAAATTATCAATTAGTTCCAAATATGTATTCATT from Arcobacter venerupis includes these protein-coding regions:
- a CDS encoding MBOAT family O-acyltransferase translates to MLFNSYEFIFAFLPITFFIYFYLNHKRLIVASKGFLVFSSLFFYSWWNIAYLPLILISILFNYVIGNSLNKGIEENKKSFSKKSILIFGIVCNIGLLGYFKYADFFIENFNFAIGTNVNLLHLLLPLAISFFTFQQIAYLVDSYRQETKEYDFLNYALFVTFFPQLIAGPIVHHKEMMPQFANNRNMVKNYRNIALGLFIFSIGLFKKVVIADTFAVWANAGFDTATTLNLFEAWATSLSYTFQLYFDFSGYTDMAIGIALLFNIKLPINFNSPYKALNIQDFWRRWHITLSRFLKEYVYIPLGGNKKSSFRTYSNLLATFVIGGFWHGAGWTFLFWGFLHGIALIIHRLWSSFGFKMWTWLAWLITFNFVNIAWVFFRAKEWDDAVKVLGSMFSLDNVVLPNVLASKLSFLSNYNIGFGGLVENIQGNNFTPIWLIFGFILILFFENSMEKGKEFKINYKTLILTFICLTAGLLSLNKVSEFLYFNF
- a CDS encoding NYN domain-containing protein is translated as MIIPQINIAMLIDCDNVSAKYIDSIINDLSKYGTINIRNAYGNWKDKRLQGWEDILHKYNIKPIQQFAYTKGKNASDIAMVIDIMDLLYTRNLGALALVTSDSDFTPVVSRILSNGITVYGYGEEKTPESFVNACSQFIYVEKLFDYTKEDVACASSNNSKLTKVQLRKDTKLVALLRKAAEQTSDDSGWSNIAAVGLYINQNSSFSPINYGYKKLGELIKATELFDVKILGENKTVMLIRDNRN
- a CDS encoding methionine-R-sulfoxide reductase, which translates into the protein MKYNELNDEEKYVIENKGTEYPFTGKYNDFYEEGIFTCKKCDAPLYKSDDKFKSGCGWPSFDDEIKGAVKRVPDKDGRRVEIVCASCGGHLGHVFEGERLTSKDTRHCVNSISLNFEVKA
- a CDS encoding response regulator is translated as MQKKYENKILLVDDDTKNLQVAMNILKDYNVIYAQSGDKALDLLEKNKFDLILLDVVMPVMDGYYVCSKIKQNEKTKKIPVIFLTVKDDEKDIVRGFELGAVDYITKPFYSEVLLKRVEVHLKLASVMNELQVVNTNLNVLVKEQVSQIRQKDEIIVRQSKISAMASIIDVISLQWKHPLDKIKLYLQSLDLKLANIDEFKSDDIFKRTLVEVNKLDEIMIDFHKFFNNQKNKEDVNLQVSLDNAIFSLKDELNSLNIILNIKGNNLLSLNIVFDEIKHIFNKLIAKSIENFKSSEFLDKKQIDVSFEEKNDTIYIIYSDNANNYDKNLMEKYLLTTNSFNYSNFDLGFYLVKVFVEKNFGLLSVKKTEDGIKYIIRFDK
- a CDS encoding response regulator produces the protein MEDNNKILIVDDVAKNIQMAMNILKNEGYKMFYAKSGEMALKLVDEHDFDLILLDIMMPDINGFEVCKKLKSNNKTKKIPIIFLSGKDSSSDIEQAYECGGIDYVVKPFITIELITKVNSYVRLKQLEDKFEISKES